One Mycoplasmoides pneumoniae FH genomic region harbors:
- a CDS encoding MG406 family protein — protein MYNWTNKKLTKAIALIILVLWLVVLVGILVWALTTQHLKVLYGWLLPFPFVALSVVGLLKLGDFFEKFKHLSKQRVTVFFGSFFVARYLLYLIPVLLAFFIRPQYFHVIATIISTLFFPLLKIVISFAWLPLEYHCKNLISKLNKKHVTTGDSFKRT, from the coding sequence TTGTACAACTGGACCAATAAAAAACTCACTAAAGCAATTGCCCTCATTATCTTGGTGCTTTGGTTAGTGGTTTTAGTGGGTATTTTAGTTTGAGCTTTAACTACCCAACACTTAAAAGTTTTATACGGTTGGTTACTACCCTTTCCGTTTGTAGCGTTAAGCGTGGTTGGTTTATTAAAACTAGGGGACTTTTTTGAAAAGTTTAAGCATTTATCAAAACAACGAGTTACGGTTTTCTTTGGTTCCTTTTTTGTGGCACGGTATTTGCTGTACCTGATTCCCGTATTGCTCGCCTTTTTTATAAGACCGCAATATTTTCATGTGATTGCCACAATAATTTCAACGTTATTTTTCCCATTGCTAAAAATAGTGATATCATTTGCATGGCTACCTTTGGAATATCATTGCAAAAACCTGATTTCCAAGCTCAATAAGAAGCATGTCACCACGGGCGATAGTTTTAAAAGAACCTAA
- the eno gene encoding phosphopyruvate hydratase yields MSAQTGTDLFKIADLFAYQVFDSRGFPTVACVVKLASGHTGEAMVPSGASTGEKEAIELRDGDPKAYFGKGVSQAVQNVNQTIAPKLIGLNATDQAAIDALMIQLDGTPNKAKLGANAILAVSLAVAKAAASAQKTSLFKYLANQVMGLNKTEFILTVPMLNVINGGAHADNNIDFQEFMIMPLGANSMHQALKMASETFHALQKLLKQRGLNTNKGDEGGFAPNLKLAEEALDLMVEAIKAAGYQPGSDIAIALDVAASEFYDDTTKRYVFKKGIKAKILDEKEWSLTTAQMIAYLKKLTEQYPIISIEDGLSEHDWEGMETLTKTLGQHIQIVGDDLYCTNPAIAEKGVAHKATNSILIKLNQIGTLTETIKAINIAKDANWSQVISHRSGETEDTTIADLAVAACTGQIKTGSMSRSERIAKYNRLLQIELELGNNAKYLGWNTFKNIKPQKA; encoded by the coding sequence ATGAGTGCACAAACTGGAACCGATCTTTTCAAGATTGCTGATCTTTTTGCTTACCAAGTTTTTGATTCACGGGGTTTTCCCACTGTTGCTTGTGTTGTGAAGTTAGCTAGTGGTCATACTGGAGAAGCGATGGTTCCATCTGGGGCTTCTACTGGGGAAAAAGAAGCGATTGAACTACGCGATGGTGATCCCAAAGCTTACTTTGGCAAAGGGGTGAGCCAAGCTGTGCAAAACGTTAACCAAACTATTGCCCCTAAACTAATTGGTTTAAATGCGACTGATCAAGCAGCCATTGATGCTTTAATGATCCAACTGGATGGTACCCCCAATAAGGCTAAGTTAGGTGCTAATGCCATTTTGGCAGTTTCTCTAGCTGTGGCTAAAGCAGCTGCTAGCGCCCAAAAGACTTCCTTGTTTAAGTACCTTGCTAACCAGGTCATGGGTCTAAATAAAACCGAGTTTATCCTCACCGTACCAATGCTAAACGTCATTAACGGTGGAGCACATGCTGACAATAACATTGACTTCCAGGAGTTCATGATTATGCCATTGGGTGCTAACTCGATGCACCAAGCATTGAAGATGGCGAGTGAAACCTTCCATGCTTTACAAAAGCTGTTAAAGCAACGGGGTTTAAACACCAATAAGGGTGATGAAGGTGGTTTTGCGCCTAACTTAAAGTTAGCGGAAGAAGCGCTTGATTTAATGGTCGAAGCAATTAAGGCAGCTGGGTACCAACCAGGTAGTGACATTGCGATTGCACTGGATGTAGCAGCGAGTGAGTTTTACGATGACACCACCAAGCGCTATGTCTTCAAAAAAGGAATTAAGGCCAAAATTCTTGACGAGAAGGAATGGAGTTTAACTACTGCCCAAATGATCGCTTACCTCAAGAAGCTTACTGAGCAGTACCCTATTATTTCCATAGAAGATGGTCTTAGCGAACACGACTGGGAAGGTATGGAAACATTAACTAAAACACTGGGTCAACACATTCAAATAGTTGGTGATGATCTGTACTGCACCAATCCAGCAATTGCTGAAAAAGGTGTTGCTCACAAAGCTACCAACTCGATCTTAATTAAACTCAACCAAATTGGTACCCTTACAGAAACAATTAAAGCGATTAACATTGCCAAGGACGCTAACTGGAGTCAGGTAATTTCCCACCGTAGTGGGGAAACCGAAGACACGACAATTGCTGATCTAGCAGTAGCGGCTTGCACTGGTCAAATTAAAACTGGTTCGATGTCCCGCTCCGAACGAATTGCCAAATACAATCGCTTATTGCAAATTGAACTGGAATTGGGCAATAATGCTAAGTACTTAGGTTGAAACACCTTTAAAAACATTAAACCGCAAAAAGCTTAA
- the msrA gene encoding peptide-methionine (S)-S-oxide reductase MsrA, with the protein MKQIYFGGGCFWGTQKYFDLIKGVQKTSVGYLNSNMKNPTYEQVCSGQTNAVEAVFVEYDENKVSLNELIDAFFKVIDPTIRNRQGNDIGTQYRTGVYWVDPQDEQLITQKFRELQANYPKPIVTENRAMENYFLAEEYHQDYLKKNPHGYCHIKFD; encoded by the coding sequence ATGAAACAAATCTATTTTGGTGGTGGCTGTTTTTGGGGTACCCAAAAGTATTTTGATCTGATTAAGGGTGTCCAAAAGACCAGTGTGGGCTACCTCAATTCCAACATGAAAAATCCCACTTACGAACAAGTATGTAGTGGGCAGACCAACGCAGTGGAAGCAGTGTTCGTTGAATATGATGAAAACAAGGTAAGCTTAAACGAACTTATTGATGCTTTCTTTAAGGTCATTGATCCCACCATTAGAAACCGTCAGGGTAATGATATTGGTACCCAGTACCGTACCGGAGTTTATTGGGTAGATCCCCAAGACGAGCAGTTAATTACGCAAAAGTTTAGGGAACTACAGGCCAATTATCCAAAACCAATTGTGACGGAAAACCGTGCAATGGAAAACTATTTTTTAGCAGAAGAGTACCACCAGGATTACTTAAAGAAAAATCCTCATGGTTACTGTCACATTAAGTTTGACTAG
- the phoU gene encoding phosphate signaling complex protein PhoU: protein MESINYQILKRSEKKLLGLFFDYFQHVIKMHETLNKLLCEADVTKREKLIQAIYEMEDFSNKSEFKLINESIWAISKNSPLTNHLRLTITIIMCSRDLERICDYANNLTKFVKHYQHLDVSIFSKLVNLHKSVLNNLKQTFASLQDKEKPLTIQFENVTKILTEFEQQYRVVLTEYYDKVKDEKLSDRIFLIDLILSVKHIERINDYCYNIIKAFLFVKNPEVFN from the coding sequence ATGGAAAGCATTAACTACCAAATTTTAAAGCGTTCAGAAAAAAAGCTGTTAGGACTCTTTTTTGATTACTTTCAGCACGTCATTAAGATGCATGAAACACTCAATAAACTGTTATGTGAAGCGGATGTAACTAAGCGCGAAAAGTTGATTCAAGCAATTTACGAAATGGAAGACTTTTCCAATAAATCGGAGTTTAAACTAATTAACGAATCCATTTGAGCGATTTCAAAAAACTCCCCGTTAACTAACCACTTACGCTTAACAATTACGATCATTATGTGTAGTCGTGATTTGGAACGCATTTGTGATTATGCCAATAACCTCACTAAGTTTGTCAAGCACTACCAGCACTTGGATGTCAGCATCTTTAGTAAGTTAGTTAATTTGCACAAAAGTGTGTTGAACAACTTAAAGCAAACGTTTGCCAGTTTACAAGATAAGGAAAAACCGCTTACTATTCAGTTTGAGAATGTCACTAAAATTCTGACAGAGTTTGAACAGCAGTACCGCGTCGTGTTAACTGAATACTATGACAAGGTTAAAGACGAGAAGCTGAGTGATCGCATCTTCTTAATTGACTTAATTCTGTCGGTGAAACACATTGAACGGATTAATGACTATTGCTACAACATCATTAAGGCATTCCTGTTTGTGAAAAACCCAGAAGTCTTTAACTAG
- the pstB gene encoding phosphate ABC transporter ATP-binding protein PstB, which translates to MKKGLKTIWHNFIQKREKVKQYRALYEKQIKQYQQKVAKLDPTTKAEEIANLQSEIDVLQRLIKIKNTKDDVVKQDFDKKNVFEIENLNFWYNKDKQVLFDINLKIKRNKITALIGKSGCGKSTFIRCLNKLNDLNENVRWNGKIFFLGKNINSGIINDLTLRTRVGMVFQQLTPFNFSIFENIAYGLRAHGIHNKQAIHEIVEQALKSTALWDEVKDNLHRNANTLSGGQQQRLCIARAIALQPDVLLMDEPTSALDSIATNSIELLIQQLKEKYTIIIVTHSMAQTIRITDETIFFANGRVVEQGTTKQIFTRPKQKETNRYISGRN; encoded by the coding sequence ATGAAAAAAGGCCTAAAAACAATTTGACACAACTTCATCCAAAAGCGCGAAAAGGTGAAGCAGTACCGTGCTTTATATGAAAAACAAATTAAGCAATACCAGCAAAAAGTTGCTAAGTTAGATCCCACTACCAAAGCTGAGGAAATTGCTAACTTGCAGAGTGAAATTGATGTGTTGCAACGCCTCATCAAAATTAAGAATACCAAGGACGATGTTGTCAAACAAGACTTTGACAAGAAGAATGTCTTTGAAATTGAAAACCTTAACTTCTGGTACAACAAGGACAAGCAGGTCTTATTTGACATTAACCTCAAAATTAAGCGCAATAAGATTACCGCTTTAATTGGTAAATCCGGTTGTGGTAAGTCCACCTTTATCCGTTGTTTAAATAAATTAAATGACCTCAATGAAAATGTGCGCTGAAATGGCAAGATTTTCTTTTTGGGTAAAAACATTAATTCCGGAATTATTAATGATTTAACCTTGCGCACACGGGTTGGTATGGTGTTCCAGCAACTCACCCCTTTTAACTTTTCCATCTTTGAAAACATTGCCTATGGACTGAGAGCCCATGGCATTCATAACAAGCAAGCGATTCATGAAATTGTGGAACAGGCCTTAAAGTCAACCGCCTTATGGGACGAGGTCAAAGATAACTTACACCGTAATGCCAATACCCTTTCGGGTGGTCAACAACAACGGTTGTGTATTGCCAGAGCCATTGCTCTACAACCCGATGTCTTATTAATGGATGAACCAACTAGTGCGTTGGACTCAATTGCCACTAACTCGATTGAGCTGTTAATCCAGCAATTAAAGGAAAAATACACGATTATTATTGTGACTCACTCAATGGCACAAACTATTAGAATCACTGATGAAACGATTTTCTTTGCTAACGGAAGGGTAGTGGAACAAGGTACTACCAAGCAAATCTTTACGAGACCAAAGCAAAAGGAAACTAACCGTTACATTAGTGGGAGGAATTAA
- the pstA gene encoding phosphate ABC transporter permease PstA has product MKQKIKSRLKKDNWLRYLSQTVAVCFLLLFISFFIFLLIEAAKTGPDFTKSLLGLEFNLGAKKASIWFPLLVSFVVSIGSLIIASYIGVRTSIFLVYRCKPRIRKKLLLVIDILSGIPSVIFGLFATQILSSIFRDVLHLPPLSLLNVIVMLSFMIIPIVISLTTNALLHVESSLMTVAISLGENKTSVIYKVIKKEIKAQLVVILVLAFGRAISETMAVNFILQSVNYQEVIANDRFFTSDLKTLGSVISTFIFSENGDEQVSGVLYTFGIIIFVLISFLNFFAIWSTRPKTLERYPFLKKISNFIYQVVWFIPNNIGALFTDLTARRQQVKKITAANVEQRATFFKERMQTNHLNKVYTSWKILQEIFCAVLAFGFVLGILLFVFINGSQAIQRSGSTVFSFGVDTTGRALVNTLVIILVAIGITFPIALLIAIWLNEYTKSRIAKNTFSFVIDSLSSMPSIIYGLFGLSFFLRTLQLSAGGANGTSLMAGILTISVVVLPFLIRTCQEALNNVSWDLRVSAYALGVSKREVIWKIVLPGALKGLIIALILTINRIIAETAPFFITAGLASSNLFDLSLPGQTLTTRIYGQLFSTNSTAVDVMLETALVSIVFLMFLIFLSSYLIPYLFSFNKQKWLQIKSKLQLWKKA; this is encoded by the coding sequence GTGAAACAGAAAATTAAAAGCCGTTTAAAAAAAGACAACTGGCTGCGGTACTTATCGCAAACAGTGGCTGTTTGTTTTTTACTGCTCTTCATTAGCTTCTTTATTTTCCTCTTAATTGAAGCAGCTAAAACTGGTCCTGACTTTACCAAGTCCTTACTGGGTTTGGAATTTAACTTGGGTGCTAAAAAAGCGAGCATCTGGTTTCCGCTGTTAGTTAGTTTTGTGGTTTCGATTGGCTCGTTAATTATTGCGAGCTATATCGGTGTTCGCACTTCGATTTTCTTGGTTTATCGTTGCAAACCCCGGATTCGCAAAAAACTACTTTTAGTAATTGACATTCTGTCCGGGATCCCTTCAGTGATCTTTGGATTGTTTGCTACCCAAATTCTCAGCAGTATCTTCCGTGACGTGTTGCACTTGCCACCCTTATCACTGCTTAACGTGATTGTGATGCTGTCCTTCATGATCATTCCGATTGTGATTTCCTTAACCACCAATGCCTTACTGCACGTGGAATCTAGCTTAATGACGGTTGCCATTTCACTTGGTGAAAACAAAACCAGTGTGATTTATAAGGTAATTAAAAAGGAAATCAAAGCCCAACTAGTAGTAATCTTGGTATTAGCGTTTGGTCGTGCCATTAGCGAAACGATGGCTGTGAACTTTATTTTGCAGAGTGTTAACTACCAGGAAGTGATTGCTAATGATCGTTTCTTTACTTCAGATCTCAAAACTTTGGGTTCTGTTATCTCCACCTTTATCTTTTCGGAAAACGGCGATGAACAGGTTAGTGGGGTCTTATACACTTTTGGCATTATTATCTTTGTCTTAATTTCCTTCTTGAACTTTTTTGCCATTTGATCGACCCGGCCAAAAACGCTGGAACGCTATCCTTTCCTAAAGAAGATTAGTAACTTTATTTATCAAGTAGTGTGGTTTATTCCTAATAACATTGGCGCTCTTTTTACTGATTTAACTGCTAGAAGACAACAGGTTAAAAAGATTACAGCTGCTAATGTTGAGCAGCGCGCTACCTTCTTCAAGGAAAGGATGCAGACTAACCACTTAAATAAGGTTTACACATCGTGAAAAATCCTGCAGGAAATTTTTTGTGCCGTCTTAGCGTTTGGTTTTGTGTTAGGGATTCTCTTGTTTGTTTTTATTAATGGTAGTCAAGCGATTCAGCGCAGTGGTTCCACTGTCTTTTCGTTTGGTGTAGATACTACAGGGCGAGCTTTAGTCAATACCTTGGTGATTATTCTGGTTGCCATTGGTATTACCTTTCCAATCGCTTTGTTAATTGCCATTTGATTAAACGAATACACGAAGTCGCGGATTGCAAAAAATACCTTTAGTTTTGTAATTGATTCGCTCAGCTCGATGCCCTCGATTATTTACGGATTGTTTGGTCTATCCTTCTTTTTGCGAACACTGCAATTAAGTGCGGGTGGTGCGAATGGTACTAGTTTAATGGCGGGTATTCTTACTATTAGTGTAGTGGTCTTACCCTTTTTAATTCGCACATGTCAGGAAGCACTCAATAATGTCAGTTGGGACTTGCGGGTAAGTGCTTATGCCTTAGGTGTAAGTAAAAGGGAAGTAATTTGGAAAATTGTGTTACCAGGGGCGTTGAAGGGTTTAATTATTGCGCTTATTTTAACGATTAACAGAATTATTGCGGAAACAGCTCCTTTCTTTATTACCGCTGGGTTAGCATCCAGCAACTTGTTTGATTTAAGTCTACCGGGTCAAACCTTAACCACAAGAATTTATGGTCAGTTATTTTCCACTAACAGTACGGCGGTTGATGTAATGCTGGAAACCGCTTTGGTATCAATTGTCTTCCTGATGTTCTTAATCTTTTTAAGCTCTTACTTAATTCCTTACCTGTTTTCGTTTAATAAACAAAAGTGATTACAAATTAAAAGCAAATTGCAATTATGAAAAAAGGCCTAA
- a CDS encoding substrate-binding domain-containing protein, which translates to MLRVARLSRLALLSLTAVIFSGCANINLISAVGSSSVQPLLSKLSSHYVLNHNDKDNLVEISVQAGGSSAGVKAITKGLADIGNVSKNTKSYAEENKQLWMDKKLKTITLGKDAIAVIYKAPSEFKGKLVLTKDNLNDLYDLFAGSKSVDINKFVENGQTTKNSNHNLIGFPRTGGAFASGTAEAFLKFSGLTQTKTLDKDSKEILEGQRNYGPNARPTSETNIEAFNTFVTTLRQPNLYGMVYLSLGFVNNNMNLIKSEGFEVLKVKYDNNAVTPSSQAVSSNTYKWVRPLNSVVSLLPKQKTLPSIQRFFNWLLFSNNSEIKKIYDDFGVLELTADEKKKMFKTGNAEMSNIANFWVDDYSLNNQTFGAL; encoded by the coding sequence GTGCTAAGAGTTGCAAGACTTTCTAGACTAGCATTACTATCACTAACCGCTGTTATTTTTAGCGGTTGTGCCAATATTAATTTAATTAGTGCTGTTGGTTCTTCTTCGGTACAACCGTTGTTAAGCAAACTCAGTTCGCACTATGTCTTGAACCACAATGACAAGGATAACCTTGTAGAAATTAGTGTCCAAGCGGGTGGCTCTAGTGCTGGGGTGAAAGCAATCACCAAGGGACTAGCTGACATTGGTAATGTCTCGAAAAACACCAAGAGCTATGCTGAGGAAAACAAGCAGTTGTGGATGGACAAAAAGCTCAAAACAATTACACTTGGCAAAGATGCCATTGCTGTTATTTATAAAGCACCATCAGAGTTTAAGGGCAAACTAGTTCTCACTAAAGACAACCTCAACGATCTTTACGATCTGTTCGCTGGTAGCAAAAGCGTTGACATTAATAAGTTTGTCGAAAACGGACAAACCACTAAAAACAGTAATCATAATTTGATAGGCTTCCCCCGTACTGGGGGCGCTTTTGCTTCTGGTACCGCTGAAGCCTTCTTGAAGTTTTCGGGTCTTACACAGACAAAAACTTTAGATAAAGATTCCAAAGAAATTTTGGAAGGTCAACGCAACTATGGCCCCAATGCGCGACCAACTAGTGAAACCAACATTGAGGCCTTTAATACCTTTGTCACAACTTTGCGACAACCCAATTTATACGGCATGGTGTACCTCAGTTTAGGGTTTGTGAATAACAACATGAACCTAATTAAGAGTGAAGGTTTTGAGGTTTTAAAAGTCAAATATGATAATAACGCAGTTACCCCCTCCAGTCAAGCAGTTTCTAGCAACACTTACAAATGGGTACGCCCGTTGAACTCAGTGGTTTCCCTGTTACCAAAACAAAAAACACTGCCAAGTATCCAACGCTTTTTTAACTGATTGTTATTTAGCAACAACAGTGAAATTAAGAAAATATACGATGACTTTGGTGTGTTAGAGTTAACGGCTGACGAAAAGAAAAAGATGTTTAAAACAGGTAATGCAGAAATGAGCAACATTGCCAACTTCTGGGTTGATGATTACAGTCTGAACAACCAAACCTTCGGTGCACTCTAG